One genomic region from Leptolyngbyaceae cyanobacterium JSC-12 encodes:
- a CDS encoding hypothetical protein (IMG reference gene:2510095355), with protein sequence MRTVTPQMLDAKTPDDVVIRAEARKPVTDPTLGIAVTPNRNGSPRHRLVVLGDSLSHGFQSGAIFKTNWSYPAMIARELGWQELRYPTYNSPGDGLPLNLEAIAQQLEKRFGTNLDFWEFLPLLLFLREYLDTVEDYWERGQGNHAPDQTSQTSIYHNLAVYGWDLRNTISRTADICREVIEKKAPQDNFLRQVVENHNERAAIRVLNSARNSAGKALSPVEAAIALSTEDTFDNEDGIETLIVLIGANNALGSLLTFRVNWSGPGYDDMEMNNQYTVWRPIHFQAELDQLVAKVKQVRARHVIFGTVPHVTIAPFARGVGTKVKPGSRYFPYYTVFWIDDKGFKPKKHPHLTEQEVRAIDSAIDQYNDSITEAVRQARQAGYDWYLFDTAGLLDRLAVRRYIADPAARPSWWDEVGGQYPLPPALQALTPVPDSRFFIANERGRTQGGLFSLDGIHPTTIGYGILAQELINVMQIAGVPFYRADGTPRTGAVQVDFAQLIAEDTLISKPPRVMESVIERISWLDTNFNLFNMLLRSSY encoded by the coding sequence GTGAGAACCGTAACCCCACAAATGCTCGATGCTAAAACACCCGATGATGTGGTGATTCGAGCAGAAGCTCGTAAACCTGTTACTGACCCAACATTAGGCATTGCAGTTACACCAAATCGTAATGGAAGTCCTCGCCATCGGTTAGTTGTTTTGGGAGATTCTCTTTCGCACGGGTTTCAGAGTGGAGCAATTTTCAAAACCAATTGGTCTTATCCAGCAATGATTGCCAGAGAGTTGGGCTGGCAAGAGTTACGGTATCCTACCTACAATAGCCCAGGGGATGGACTGCCGCTGAATTTGGAAGCGATCGCCCAACAGTTGGAAAAGCGCTTTGGCACTAACCTTGATTTTTGGGAATTTTTACCACTGCTGCTATTTTTGCGGGAATACCTGGATACGGTTGAAGATTACTGGGAGCGAGGGCAAGGTAATCATGCACCTGACCAGACATCTCAGACATCTATTTATCATAATTTGGCAGTGTATGGCTGGGATTTACGCAACACCATTTCCCGCACAGCGGATATTTGTCGTGAGGTAATTGAGAAGAAAGCGCCTCAGGATAATTTTTTACGCCAGGTCGTCGAAAATCACAATGAACGAGCAGCTATTCGAGTCTTGAATTCTGCCCGGAACTCTGCTGGGAAAGCACTATCGCCAGTGGAAGCTGCGATCGCCCTGAGTACGGAAGATACATTTGACAATGAAGACGGGATTGAAACCTTGATTGTATTGATTGGGGCGAATAATGCGCTAGGCAGCCTTTTGACATTTCGTGTGAACTGGTCAGGTCCCGGTTATGACGATATGGAAATGAATAATCAATATACCGTCTGGCGACCCATTCACTTTCAGGCAGAGCTAGACCAACTAGTAGCAAAGGTGAAGCAAGTACGAGCACGACACGTGATTTTTGGCACGGTTCCGCATGTGACGATCGCCCCCTTTGCCCGAGGAGTTGGCACCAAAGTTAAACCAGGATCTCGTTACTTCCCTTACTACACTGTATTTTGGATTGATGATAAGGGCTTCAAACCCAAGAAACATCCTCATCTGACTGAGCAAGAAGTCCGCGCCATCGACAGTGCTATTGACCAATATAACGACTCTATTACTGAAGCCGTTCGGCAGGCCCGGCAAGCAGGATACGACTGGTATTTATTTGACACCGCAGGCTTACTCGATCGCCTCGCTGTCCGCCGATATATTGCTGATCCTGCCGCCCGTCCTAGCTGGTGGGATGAAGTTGGTGGGCAGTATCCCCTCCCTCCAGCACTGCAAGCCCTCACGCCTGTTCCCGATTCTCGCTTTTTCATCGCAAATGAACGCGGTCGCACCCAAGGCGGCTTATTTTCTCTCGATGGGATTCACCCCACCACGATTGGTTACGGCATTCTGGCACAGGAATTGATCAACGTTATGCAGATTGCAGGTGTGCCATTCTATCGGGCTGATGGCACGCCCCGAACTGGTGCCGTTCAAGTTGACTTTGCTCAACTGATTGCAGAAGATACCCTCATTTCCAAGCCACCAAGGGTGATGGAAAGTGTGATTGAGCGAATTAGCTGGTTAGATACCAATTTCAATCTGTTCAATATGCTGTTGCGCTCAAGCTATTAA
- a CDS encoding putative transcriptional regulator (IMG reference gene:2510095356~PFAM: Transcriptional regulator PadR-like family) yields MRFEDIYSFFQNLPPTYLNVEQAVCYVLSVLLQEDSYGTELIQRLQLEHPGFRLSDTVLYAALSFLENEQFISGYWKKLEGRGRPRRMLHLNPEVQTQARELAQLWQDYVNQPTGSSD; encoded by the coding sequence ATGCGTTTTGAGGACATCTACAGCTTCTTTCAAAACCTGCCCCCTACCTATCTCAACGTTGAACAGGCAGTATGTTACGTCCTGTCTGTTCTGTTACAGGAAGATTCTTATGGAACAGAACTGATTCAACGGTTGCAGCTAGAGCATCCTGGCTTTCGCCTTTCAGATACTGTGCTGTATGCGGCGTTGAGTTTTTTGGAAAACGAGCAGTTTATTAGCGGCTATTGGAAAAAGCTAGAAGGGCGAGGGCGTCCACGGCGGATGTTGCACCTGAACCCTGAGGTTCAGACTCAGGCAAGAGAACTTGCGCAATTGTGGCAGGATTACGTGAATCAGCCAACTGGTAGCAGCGATTGA
- a CDS encoding hypothetical protein (IMG reference gene:2510095357) codes for MKPEDYLNSWVPKLYGIQPDARGYRKACIDEIHRVTGISKNTINTWGALFENCPEHVHYTLKWVDSLNRIRELVALTVDIPES; via the coding sequence GTGAAGCCTGAAGACTACTTAAATAGTTGGGTGCCTAAACTGTATGGCATTCAGCCAGATGCGCGGGGGTATCGTAAGGCTTGTATCGACGAAATTCACCGCGTTACTGGCATCTCAAAAAATACCATCAATACCTGGGGGGCACTCTTTGAAAATTGCCCTGAACATGTTCACTACACCTTGAAGTGGGTGGATTCCCTGAATCGGATTAGAGAACTTGTAGCTCTAACGGTTGACATACCAGAAAGCTAA
- a CDS encoding ATPase component of various ABC-type transport systems with duplicated ATPase domain (IMG reference gene:2510095358~PFAM: ABC transporter; Oligopeptide/dipeptide transporter, C-terminal region), with the protein MNDSLLRIDQLRVAYPARANASQLAPSLIWAVDEVSLTVQPGDRLGLVGESGCGKSTLGRAIMRLLPAGSVMQGTITFAGKSVLDLSPSELQRFRGEDVGLVFQDPMTRLDPLMTIGNHCLETLRAHYPQLSHRQAKAQAIATLEAVNIPAKRWSQYPHEFSGGMRQRVAIALALLLNPKLIIADEPTTSLDVTVSAQILQTLTRLCTERQMALLLISHDLASVGEYCDRIAVMYGGKFVETGSTPAILQHPQHLYTRSLLQAALHVQPGGRRESGVRSQESDGEDDVLASGVSDIGAKVAPSPQSPAPILALRNLTKHYVLETNPLARLLSGSGEIIRAVDNMTLELYPGETLGLVGESGCGKSTLSRTILQLIRPTSGLVQFQGQELTHLSRQQMRQQRRQMQMVFQDPRACLNPMMTVGESIVDPLLIHQLATPSEAKTHGLQMLERVKLTPAEEYYQRYPSELSGGQQQRVAIARALITRPQLVICDEPVSMLDATVQAQVLNLMQELKAEFNLTYLFITHDLWVARAFCDRIAVMRSGQIVELGITEAVFTQPQHPYTQTLLQAAPLLTMSSIEKEN; encoded by the coding sequence ATGAACGACTCTCTACTTCGTATTGACCAGTTACGAGTAGCCTATCCTGCTCGTGCTAACGCTTCACAATTAGCCCCATCGCTTATCTGGGCAGTGGATGAGGTGTCTTTAACGGTGCAACCAGGCGATCGCCTGGGTTTGGTGGGAGAGTCCGGGTGTGGCAAATCCACATTGGGGCGGGCAATCATGCGGTTATTACCTGCTGGCAGTGTCATGCAAGGGACGATTACGTTTGCTGGTAAATCGGTTCTTGATCTTTCTCCCTCAGAACTACAGCGGTTTCGGGGTGAGGATGTGGGGCTGGTGTTTCAAGATCCCATGACCCGCCTCGATCCGCTTATGACGATTGGTAACCACTGCCTTGAGACCCTCCGAGCACATTATCCCCAACTTTCGCATCGGCAAGCCAAAGCCCAGGCGATCGCTACTCTAGAAGCTGTGAACATTCCTGCAAAACGCTGGTCACAGTATCCCCATGAATTTAGCGGCGGGATGCGGCAGCGAGTTGCGATCGCCCTAGCCCTATTGCTCAACCCCAAACTGATCATTGCCGACGAACCTACTACCAGTTTGGATGTCACCGTTTCGGCGCAAATTTTGCAAACATTAACCCGTCTCTGCACCGAACGCCAAATGGCACTGTTACTGATTTCCCACGACTTGGCGTCGGTCGGTGAATACTGCGATCGCATCGCCGTAATGTATGGTGGCAAATTTGTTGAAACAGGCTCCACTCCAGCAATCTTGCAACATCCTCAGCATCTCTACACGCGATCGCTTCTGCAAGCAGCACTCCATGTTCAGCCAGGAGGAAGACGAGAGTCAGGAGTCAGGAGTCAGGAGTCAGACGGTGAAGACGATGTATTGGCATCTGGAGTATCGGATATCGGGGCTAAAGTTGCTCCCAGTCCCCAATCCCCAGCCCCTATCCTTGCCCTCCGCAACCTCACCAAGCATTACGTTCTAGAAACTAACCCTCTGGCTCGGCTGCTTTCTGGTTCTGGAGAAATCATCCGGGCAGTGGATAACATGACGCTAGAACTTTACCCCGGAGAAACACTGGGATTGGTCGGTGAATCGGGCTGTGGCAAAAGCACCTTATCTCGAACTATTTTGCAACTGATTCGCCCCACGTCTGGGTTGGTACAGTTTCAAGGACAAGAACTAACTCACCTGTCGCGCCAGCAGATGCGGCAACAGCGACGGCAAATGCAAATGGTGTTTCAAGATCCACGTGCCTGTCTTAATCCGATGATGACAGTTGGCGAAAGTATTGTAGATCCATTGTTAATTCATCAACTGGCAACTCCAAGTGAGGCAAAAACACACGGGTTGCAAATGCTGGAACGGGTAAAACTAACTCCGGCAGAAGAATACTATCAGCGATATCCATCTGAGTTATCGGGAGGACAACAACAACGAGTTGCGATCGCTCGTGCTCTGATTACCCGTCCCCAGTTGGTAATTTGCGATGAGCCTGTGAGTATGCTGGATGCTACTGTTCAGGCGCAGGTGCTGAATCTAATGCAAGAGTTGAAGGCAGAGTTCAACCTTACCTACCTGTTTATTACCCATGATTTATGGGTGGCACGGGCATTTTGCGATCGCATTGCCGTGATGAGGTCAGGGCAAATCGTTGAACTTGGAATAACAGAAGCCGTGTTTACGCAGCCACAACATCCTTACACTCAAACGTTGCTGCAAGCAGCGCCATTGCTTACTATGTCTTCCATAGAAAAAGAAAATTAA
- a CDS encoding haloacid dehalogenase superfamily enzyme, subfamily IA (IMG reference gene:2510095359~PFAM: haloacid dehalogenase-like hydrolase~TIGRFAM: haloacid dehalogenase superfamily, subfamily IA, variant 3 with third motif having DD or ED; haloacid dehalogenase superfamily, subfamily IA, variant 1 with third motif having Dx(3-4)D or Dx(3-4)E), with protein sequence MKVIIFDFDGTIADSFEVVLKISNRLAAEFGYPKAQPEDISRLKNLSSREVIRQSKVSPFKLPLLLRRLRCELNQEIHRLKPIPGMKEALLMLKQQGNRLGIVTSNSCENVAAFLEVQELSDVFDFIGSGLALFGKGRIIQRILKQHQLNPADVIYVGDETRDIEAARKIGIPVVAVSWGFNSRQALAAENPDFLIDHPEELLQVVEYV encoded by the coding sequence GTGAAGGTCATCATCTTCGACTTTGATGGAACGATCGCTGATTCGTTTGAAGTCGTTCTCAAAATTTCCAACCGATTGGCGGCAGAGTTTGGCTACCCAAAAGCGCAACCGGAGGATATTAGTCGGTTAAAAAACTTAAGTTCACGAGAAGTCATTCGGCAGTCAAAGGTGTCTCCCTTTAAGTTGCCATTGTTGTTACGCCGTTTGCGCTGCGAACTCAACCAAGAGATTCATCGGCTCAAGCCTATTCCAGGCATGAAGGAAGCCCTTCTAATGTTGAAACAACAGGGCAATCGGTTAGGAATTGTGACCTCTAATTCTTGCGAAAATGTAGCTGCTTTTCTGGAAGTGCAAGAATTGAGCGATGTGTTTGACTTTATTGGCTCTGGATTGGCGTTGTTTGGCAAAGGGCGTATAATTCAGCGGATTCTGAAACAGCATCAGTTAAACCCTGCAGATGTCATCTATGTCGGCGATGAAACTCGCGATATTGAAGCAGCACGAAAAATTGGGATTCCGGTAGTCGCTGTGAGTTGGGGATTTAATTCAAGGCAGGCGCTTGCCGCAGAAAATCCTGATTTTTTGATTGATCACCCTGAAGAACTGTTGCAAGTGGTTGAATACGTCTGA
- a CDS encoding hypothetical protein (IMG reference gene:2510095360) — MKLSYRGASYEYNHSPLEVRESDILTHNRSTQQHCQTLQENCYALTYRGNRYTTNQVIAALSTPASYTPQELRYRGVKYIKNPVDGTTQLAIALQGEATPETTIAAVREVSSIHRDNLRRILERRLQAARERGDQSLVSLLEAESRELAS, encoded by the coding sequence ATGAAACTCTCTTATCGTGGTGCTAGTTACGAATACAACCATTCCCCATTGGAAGTTCGTGAGAGTGATATTCTCACTCACAATCGCTCTACTCAGCAGCATTGTCAGACCTTGCAAGAAAACTGCTACGCCTTAACCTATCGTGGAAATCGGTACACGACCAATCAAGTAATAGCAGCGCTCTCTACCCCTGCATCTTATACTCCTCAAGAGCTACGTTATCGCGGGGTGAAATACATCAAAAATCCTGTTGATGGCACAACTCAACTAGCAATAGCACTCCAAGGCGAAGCCACTCCTGAAACAACGATTGCAGCCGTCCGAGAAGTTTCCAGCATTCATCGAGATAATCTTCGGCGGATTCTAGAACGTCGTTTGCAAGCAGCTAGGGAACGAGGCGATCAAAGCCTGGTTAGCCTCCTTGAAGCAGAATCTAGAGAACTTGCTTCGTAG
- a CDS encoding putative transcriptional regulator (IMG reference gene:2510095361~PFAM: Bacterial regulatory proteins, gntR family), with translation MMVQFTIQPDSDIPASTQLYNQILFAIASRQFPPGHRLPSTRQLAMQTGLHRNTISKVYRQLEEAGVVDAQAGSGIYVRDQTQEGNSKARSPILDQHPEAYKLVQSSLDDLLRRGCSLSQARELFLAEIDWRLRCSAQVLVTVPTHDIGNGEVLMRELKHALNIPVQLVPLEELSQVLDQTRSGTVVTSRYFIAQAEEIAAPKSVRVIPVDIYDFDEEIKLIKKLPKETCLGIVSLSSGTLGVAEVIIHSLRGDDLLVMTAQLGDNYKMSAIARSAQTIISDQASCAAMKAAIASVREELIRPPQLICCENFIVSKSINLLKRELGLE, from the coding sequence ATGATGGTTCAATTCACGATTCAGCCAGATAGTGACATTCCAGCTTCAACACAGCTTTACAATCAGATCCTGTTTGCGATCGCGTCTCGCCAGTTTCCACCCGGTCATCGCCTACCCAGCACTCGCCAATTGGCGATGCAAACGGGTTTACACCGCAACACGATCAGCAAAGTCTATCGTCAGCTTGAAGAAGCAGGTGTGGTTGACGCTCAAGCTGGATCAGGCATTTACGTTAGAGATCAAACGCAAGAGGGCAATTCCAAAGCGCGATCGCCAATTCTTGATCAACATCCAGAGGCTTACAAACTGGTGCAGAGCAGTCTGGATGACCTTTTGCGACGCGGATGTTCACTGAGCCAGGCACGAGAATTGTTTTTAGCCGAAATCGATTGGCGATTACGCTGTAGTGCTCAAGTATTGGTGACCGTGCCAACACACGACATTGGCAATGGGGAAGTGTTAATGCGGGAATTAAAACATGCATTGAATATTCCTGTTCAACTTGTGCCATTGGAAGAACTGAGCCAGGTGCTTGACCAAACACGCTCTGGAACAGTCGTCACTAGCCGTTACTTTATTGCTCAAGCAGAAGAAATTGCTGCTCCTAAGTCGGTGCGCGTCATTCCAGTGGATATTTACGATTTTGACGAAGAAATTAAGCTGATTAAAAAGCTTCCCAAAGAAACCTGTCTGGGAATTGTCAGCCTTAGCTCTGGGACGCTTGGTGTTGCCGAAGTGATCATTCACAGCTTACGGGGTGATGATTTACTCGTGATGACAGCGCAACTGGGCGATAACTATAAAATGAGTGCGATCGCTCGGAGTGCCCAAACTATCATCAGTGATCAGGCAAGTTGTGCAGCGATGAAAGCGGCGATCGCCAGTGTGCGAGAAGAACTCATTCGCCCACCGCAACTGATTTGTTGCGAAAACTTCATCGTCTCAAAATCGATTAACTTGTTGAAACGCGAACTGGGATTGGAATAA
- a CDS encoding dienelactone hydrolase-like enzyme (IMG reference gene:2510095362~PFAM: Dienelactone hydrolase family): protein MAFLGEQAMDIQTNWVQVPNENLQIDAYLAEPTEAGTFPGVVVIQEIFGVNSHIRDVTERIAREGYVAIAPAIFQRTAPGFEVGYTQEDTALGRTHKDRTKAVELLSDVQAAINYLKTKPNVKSDRFGTIGFCFGGHVVYLAATLPDVQATASFYGGGIATMRPGGGEPTITSTAQIKGTLYAFFGTRDPLIPNEQADQVEAELKKYAISHKVFRYDASHGFFCDQRADYDPKAAADAWEHVKHTTWQVTEVEKTIANQLGRRACKICSFVCP, encoded by the coding sequence ATGGCATTTTTGGGAGAGCAAGCGATGGATATTCAAACAAATTGGGTGCAGGTGCCAAACGAGAATTTGCAAATTGATGCCTATTTAGCGGAACCAACTGAGGCGGGAACGTTTCCTGGGGTAGTAGTAATTCAGGAAATTTTTGGCGTGAATTCCCATATTCGAGACGTAACCGAGCGCATTGCACGAGAAGGTTATGTGGCGATCGCGCCTGCCATCTTTCAACGCACGGCTCCTGGGTTTGAGGTAGGGTATACCCAGGAAGATACTGCCCTGGGACGCACTCATAAAGACAGAACTAAAGCCGTAGAATTACTGAGCGATGTGCAAGCAGCGATAAATTACTTAAAAACAAAACCAAATGTGAAGAGTGATCGCTTCGGCACCATTGGTTTTTGTTTTGGTGGACATGTGGTTTACCTGGCAGCAACACTGCCAGATGTCCAAGCCACTGCCTCCTTCTATGGTGGCGGAATTGCCACAATGCGACCTGGTGGCGGTGAACCCACCATCACTAGCACCGCTCAAATTAAAGGGACACTCTATGCATTTTTTGGCACTCGTGATCCATTAATTCCCAACGAACAAGCTGACCAAGTTGAAGCAGAACTCAAAAAATATGCCATTTCTCACAAAGTATTTCGCTACGACGCGAGTCATGGCTTCTTCTGCGACCAACGAGCAGACTATGACCCTAAAGCCGCCGCCGATGCCTGGGAACACGTTAAGCACACAACTTGGCAAGTTACCGAAGTAGAAAAAACGATCGCCAATCAACTGGGGAGGAGAGCTTGTAAAATCTGTTCATTTGTATGTCCGTGA
- a CDS encoding squalene-hopene cyclase (IMG reference gene:2510095364~PFAM: Prenyltransferase and squalene oxidase repeat~TIGRFAM: squalene/oxidosqualene cyclases; squalene-hopene cyclase): MQTQDKGTVSQPGIALEKLNEIISRSQNYLLSLQHPDGYWWAELESNVTMAAEVVLLHKIWGTDATRPLHKIETYLRRQQREHGGWELFYGDGGELSTTVEAYMAMRLLGVPASDSALQKAKTFILERGGITKTRIFTKFHLALIGCYDWAGLPSLPAWIMLLPSSFPIYEMSSWARGSTVPLLIVFDKKPVYLVDPAITLDELYAEGRENARFELPRKGDWSDVFVMLDGAFKVAESLNLVPFREEGIQAAERWVLERQEPTGDWGGIIPAMLNSLLALRALGYDAHDPIVERGMQAVDRFAIEKDDAYWVQPCVSPVWDTALVMRSLVDSGIASDHPALVKGGQWLLDAQILDYGDWAVKNKVGKPGAWAFEFINRFYPDVDDSAVVVMALNAVQLPNEKLKQQAIARAVQWIASMQCNPGGWAAFDLNNDADWLNQIPYGDLKAMIDPNTADVTARVLEMAGRLVQSSAPVSSLSRAAIDRALTYLRNEQEPEGCWFGRWGVNYIYGTSGVLSALSLIAPDTHQREIERGAAWLVTCQNQDGGWGETCFSYNNRAYMGQGDSTASQTAWAITGLLAAGDALGKYEMEAIQRGVQYLVDTQRPDGSWDEDYFTGTGFPCHFYLKYHLYLQHFPLTAIGRYRSRLIQQSV; encoded by the coding sequence ATGCAAACGCAAGACAAAGGTACGGTATCTCAACCAGGAATTGCACTAGAAAAACTGAATGAAATTATTTCCCGTAGCCAAAACTATTTACTATCGCTTCAACATCCAGATGGCTACTGGTGGGCAGAGTTGGAATCCAATGTGACGATGGCGGCCGAAGTAGTGCTGCTGCATAAGATTTGGGGTACAGATGCTACTCGTCCGCTGCACAAGATAGAAACTTATTTGCGGCGTCAACAACGCGAACATGGTGGTTGGGAATTATTTTACGGTGATGGCGGCGAACTTAGCACTACTGTTGAAGCGTACATGGCAATGCGGTTGCTGGGGGTACCTGCTTCTGACTCAGCCTTGCAAAAAGCGAAGACATTTATTTTGGAACGGGGCGGCATCACTAAAACCCGCATTTTTACGAAGTTTCACCTGGCGTTAATTGGTTGTTATGACTGGGCAGGTCTGCCTTCTCTTCCTGCCTGGATTATGCTGTTGCCCTCTAGTTTTCCAATTTATGAAATGTCCAGTTGGGCACGCGGTAGCACGGTGCCCTTGCTGATTGTGTTTGACAAAAAGCCCGTTTATCTGGTCGATCCAGCTATTACTTTGGATGAGTTATATGCCGAAGGGCGCGAAAATGCCAGGTTTGAACTGCCGCGCAAAGGTGATTGGTCTGATGTGTTCGTGATGCTGGATGGAGCTTTCAAGGTTGCCGAAAGCCTGAACTTGGTACCGTTTCGTGAGGAAGGCATTCAAGCGGCTGAAAGATGGGTGCTAGAGCGACAGGAACCGACGGGAGATTGGGGTGGCATCATTCCTGCGATGCTGAATTCGCTGCTGGCATTGCGGGCACTGGGCTATGACGCGCATGACCCAATTGTGGAACGGGGAATGCAGGCGGTTGATCGCTTTGCCATTGAAAAAGATGATGCTTACTGGGTGCAGCCTTGTGTGTCTCCAGTGTGGGATACAGCCTTGGTTATGCGATCGCTAGTCGATTCAGGCATCGCTTCCGACCATCCAGCCCTGGTGAAAGGAGGGCAGTGGCTGCTGGATGCCCAGATTTTGGATTATGGTGATTGGGCGGTGAAGAATAAGGTTGGCAAGCCTGGAGCCTGGGCATTTGAGTTCATCAACCGCTTTTATCCAGATGTGGACGATTCCGCTGTGGTGGTGATGGCACTGAATGCTGTGCAATTGCCGAATGAAAAACTGAAACAGCAAGCGATCGCTCGTGCCGTGCAATGGATTGCCTCGATGCAATGCAATCCCGGTGGTTGGGCAGCCTTTGATCTCAACAATGATGCTGACTGGCTTAACCAGATACCCTATGGTGATCTGAAAGCTATGATTGACCCCAATACTGCTGATGTTACAGCTCGTGTGCTGGAGATGGCGGGACGGTTGGTTCAATCCTCAGCCCCTGTGTCTTCTCTTTCTCGCGCTGCAATTGATCGCGCCCTTACCTATCTTCGGAATGAACAAGAACCAGAAGGATGTTGGTTTGGTCGCTGGGGGGTGAACTACATCTACGGCACTAGTGGGGTGTTATCAGCCCTCTCTCTGATTGCCCCTGACACACACCAGCGAGAAATTGAGCGGGGTGCGGCATGGCTTGTTACCTGCCAGAACCAGGATGGCGGCTGGGGCGAAACTTGCTTCAGTTACAATAATCGCGCTTATATGGGGCAGGGAGACAGCACCGCTTCCCAAACAGCCTGGGCAATCACCGGTTTGCTTGCTGCTGGAGATGCCCTAGGCAAGTACGAGATGGAGGCAATTCAGCGGGGTGTGCAGTATTTAGTAGATACTCAACGTCCAGATGGCTCCTGGGATGAAGATTACTTCACTGGAACTGGTTTTCCCTGCCACTTTTACCTGAAGTATCACCTCTACCTGCAGCATTTTCCTCTAACCGCGATCGGGCGCTATCGATCGCGGTTGATCCAGCAAAGCGTTTGA